A portion of the Papilio machaon chromosome Z, ilPapMach1.1, whole genome shotgun sequence genome contains these proteins:
- the LOC106720024 gene encoding glycine-rich cell wall structural protein 1 → MRAFVVLACVALAYGRPEPPVGYSYSAPSRYSTPSGSYGAPSLGGIRGISAGGHSGALSGGISLGSAGLSLGGHSGGLSSSFSSGGISLGGGSIGGGLALSGDSGFNGGYAGGYSGAPLVQKHIYVHVPPPEPVEQRIPRIPAVAPPQKHYKIIFIKAPTPPTPVAPIIPVQPQNEEKTLVYVLVKKPEEQPDIIIPTPAPTQPSKPEVYFIKYQTQKEGGAIGGGAIGGGAIGGGALGGGALGGGALGGGSIGGGDLSAISLGGSGIGGIGGGAGIGGGSGHGNDIGADFGTSGVEDSGSDGGHGGATSTQYGPPGHVAGPLH, encoded by the exons ATGCGCGCTTTTGTG GTACTCGCCTGTGTGGCGCTCGCCTACGGCCGCCCCGAGCCTCCAGTCGGCTACAGCTACTCCGCACCGTCGAGATATTCTACTCCATCTGGCAGCTATGGAGCCCCATCTCTCGGAGGAATTAGAGGCATCTCAGCTGGAGGACACTCCGGTGCTCTTTCTGGTGGAATCTCCCTTGGCTCAGCTGGACTCTCCCTTGGCGGACACTCCGGTGGACTATCATCCAGTTTCTCTTCTGGCGGCATTTCCCTTGGCGGCGGCAGCATTGGTGGAGGACTGGCATTGAGTGGCGACTCTGGATTCAATGGCGGATATGCCGGTGGTTATTCTGGTGCACCTCTAGTGCAAAAGCACATTTACGTTCACGTCCCACCCCCAGAACCCGTAGAACAGAGAATTCCCCGTATCCCAGCTGTTGCTCCCCCTCAGAAGCACTACAAGATCATCTTCATCAAGGCTCCGACTCCCCCCACCCCAGTGGCGCCCATTATCCCCGTCCAGCCTCAAAATGAAGAAAAGACACTTGTCTACGTCTTGGTCAAGAAGCCCGAAGAACAGCCCGACATCATCATCCCCACCCCGGCTCCTACTCAGCCCTCAAAACCAGAAGTTTACTTCATCAAATACCAAACCCAGAAGGAAGGTGGTGCTATTGGAGGTGGTGCTATCGGCGGTGGTGCTATTGGAGGTGGTGCTCTCGGAGGTGGTGCTCTCGGTGGCGGTGCTCTTGGAGGTGGTTCTATCGGCGGTGGTGATCTTAGCGCCATTTCTCTTGGTGGATCTGGAATCGGAGGAATCGGAGGTGGTGCTGGCATCGGTGGCGGATCCGGTCACGGTAATGACATCGGTGCTGACTTCGGCACGAGCGGTGTTGAGGACAGCGGCTCAGACGGTGGTCACGGTGGTGCTACCAGCACTCAGTACGGTCCCCCTGGACACGTTGCTGGACCTCttcattaa